The genomic region AACGCCATCACCGGCCAGAAGGGGACGGCCGCCGGAAACATCGTCGAGGTCCAGATCTGGCTGAACAAGCTGAACACGGCGGTGGGCGCCGCTTCGGTGGACGTCGGCTTCGATCCCACCGTGGCGGACTATCAGGGCTTCAAGGAAGGAACCGCCCTGGGGACGAGCTCCGGCGGGACGGTCTACCTCGACACCGAGAGCGCCGGCGAGGTCCTGGTGGACATCGCGCCCCCGGCCGGCGGGAAGAGCATTTCCAGCGCGGCGGTGATGGTCACGCTGACCTTCAAGCTGATCAAGACCTCCGCCGGCTCGAATTTCACCTTCAGGTCGCCCAACACCCTCTCCGGCTCGGCGCTCTACAGCACCACCGGAGCGATCATCAACCTCGGCTCCGGAGGATGGACCGGAGGATTGTTCTCGGCTCTGTAAAGCCCTGATTCAATCCGCACCTCGCCCCCCGCGCCTCGAGATTCGACCCCGCTCCTCCCATTCGCGCAGCAGCCTGAAGGTCGTTTCGGGAAGCTCAGAGTCGCCCTCCGATTTCCTGCGCATCAGCTCTTCGAACAGGCGTCCGACCGACTCGGCGACATCGACATCGTCGAGGGCCGGCAACGACGCAATCGCCAGGCCCTCGCGACGCGCCCGGCGCACCGTCTCCCGATAGACCTGCGAACTGCCCCAGGGGATGCCTTCGAACAGGAAGGGATGGACGCGGCCGGCCCCGAGCAGGTAATAGCCGCCGTCGCGGGCCGGACCGATCACCAGGTCCTGGCGCTCCAGCTCGGTGAAAGCGCGCTGCAGCCAGGCCACCGGCAGGTGCGGGCTGTCCGATCCGATGACCACCACGCGCCGCGCTCCCGTCTCCAGCTCTTCCTCGAAGGCCCGCCGCAGCCGCTCTCCGAGGTCGGCTCCCTCCTGCCGCCGCAGCTCGCACCCTTCCGGAACCCGCAGATTCCCGGTCGTCCCCTCATCGAGGTAGAGGCGGATCGACGCTCCCGCGGCGGCGGCCGTTCTGCGCAACAGCTCGCAGCTGTCGGCAAGGAGCGCCTGGTGCAGCGCCAGCGCTTCCTCGGCGGTGAACGGCGGTGTCAGGCGCGTCTTGACGCGTCCGAGCCGCGGAGTCCGGGCGAAGAGGGCGAGAGTGCGATCGCGTGCCGGCATCGCGTCATGCTAGCACGTGTCGCGTGTCGGGAATCCCGTTACATTCAGCCGCCCATCCATCCCGGCTTGCGGCGATGCGTCTCGCTTGCTTAGCCACGTGGGTACGCGGCGCTTCGACGCGCCTTGCAATCCGGGCGGCTCGAAGGTCTCGATGTTAACCTGATTTCCGACACGCAACACGGCGGGCGATTCAGGATTCTGGCGTGCGGAGCCTTGAACGAGGCCGACCTTGAACTGGTGCGCTTGGCCGGAGCGCCGCCGCTGTGCTAGGCTCCGCCGGCCAGCACGGAACATCATGACCAAAGCCTTCTTTCTATATCTTTCGGGATCGGAGCCGGCGCGGCGTCTCATCATGGGGATGCCTTTCGCGCGCCGGGCAGCCCGCCGCTTCGTGGTAGGGGAGCGGCTGGACGAGGCGCTTGATGCCGTGCGCCTTCTCAACCAGGAAAAGCTGGCGGCCACGCTGGACCTGCTGGGCGAGGACATCGGCAGTCCGGCGGAGGCCGAGAATTCCACCCGCGAGGTCGCCTCGATACTGGACGGCATCCAGGCTACCGGAGTCGACTCCAACCTCTCCCTCAAGCTCACCCAGCTGGGCTTGCGCATCGGCACTGATCTGTGCCGGCGCAACCTGGAGGTCGTCCTGCAAAGCGCCGCGACCCGGAGGAACTTCGTGCGCATCGACATGGAAGGATCCGACGTCACCGAGATTACCTTCCGGATCTTCGAGCAGGTGCGCGCGCAGTACCCCAACGTCGGAGTGGTGGTGCAGGCCTATCTCCGGCGCACCTACCGCGACGTGATGGAGCGGCTGATCCCCGCCGGGGCGTCGATGCGGCTGTGCAAGGGGGCTTACAAAGAGCCGCCGGACGTCGCCTTTGCCCTGAAATCCGAGGTGGACGAGAATTACAAGCGGCTCGCCGATCTGATGCTGTCGGAGAAGGCCCGCGCGCGCGGCGTGCGCACGGCAATCGCCACCCACGACGAGGCGATGATCCGTCACGTGAAGGAGAAGGTATCGCGAGGGGAGATCGGCAAGGGGGATTTCGAGTTCCAGATGCTCTACGGCATCCGCCGCGACCTGCAGCGCGCCCTGGCGCGCGACGGTTATCGCGTGCGCATCTACGTCTCCTATGGCACGCAATGGTATCCCTATTTCATGCGCCGCCTGGCCGAGCGTCCCGCGAACGTGCTGTTCCTCGCCAAGAACATCCTGCGCGGGTGATCCACCGGGCGGCTCGATCCCTGTCTCGCCGCATCACCCTGCTCGCCTTGGCAGCCTTCTTCGGCGCCGCCCCGCTCTTCGCCGATGACCCGCACGTCCATACCGGTGTTCCCGACAAGATTCCCGAGCATCCCGACGTCGGGGAGGATGCGCCGCCCTTCAGCCTGAAGGACACTGCCGGCAAGCGCCTCGATCTGGGCGAAGTGCTGGGGCGAGGCTACGTGGTGGTCGCTTTCGGCTCCGCCTCTTCGTCCAACTTCCGCAAGTCGGCCCCCGAATGGGACCGGCTGGCGCGCGAATGGGAGAAGCTCGAGGTGCGCGTGCTGGTCGTCTATACCCGCGAGGCGCATCCCGCCACGCTGCGCGGTCGGGCGCCGAAGAGCTACCGGGAGCGCGAGCTGCTGGCCGGAGAGCTGAAAAGGGAGCTGAGACTGGGCCTGAGAGTCCTGGTGGACCAGTGGGACGACGCGGTCCACCGCGCCTACGGCGCGATACCCGACGGCGCCTTCCTGCTCGATCCCAAGGGGAAGATCCTGCTGCGCCAGGTGGTCGCCCGACCGGCGGGCATCGAGCAGGAGCTACGGCGCCTGCTGAAAATCCCGGAGCCGGCGGGCTAGTCTAGGCGGGGGGATCGTACGGCTCGTTCGAGCCGGAGAGGTCGATGCGCAGCGCCGTCGTGAAGCGGTTCCAGTAGTTGGTCAAGCCCGCCACGCAGGCGATCTCCAGGATCTGCGAATCGCTGTAGTGCCGCTTCATCTCCTCGAACAGGTCCGCATCGACGGTGTGCGCGTCGCGCGTCATGCGCTCGGCGAAGCGCAACGACACCCGCATGGCCTCCGTGAAGAGCGGCGAATCGGCCGCCCGATCCAGCGCCGCGATCTCCTCCTCGCTGTAGCCCAGCTGCCTTGCCAAGGCAGTGTGACCGGCGGTTCAATAGCGGCAGGCGTTGAGCCGGGAGACGTGCAGGAAGAGCAGCTCCTTGTGCTTGAACGGTATCTCGCCGGTGAACATGACCGCGCGGTAATGGGCGATCATGGTGGTGAGGTAGGCCGGGATGTGGGCGAAAGTCTTGAAGGCGTTGGGGACGTTTCCCCGCTCCTTGAGGTAGGTGTCGTAGATGGCCTGGATCTCCGGTCCCACCTGATCCCGCTCGAGCTTCGGCAGCCTGCCCATCGTCTCCTCCAGTGGGCCGCGGCCCACCAAGTCCTCCCGCGAAAAGCAGCCGCGGCAATTTTTTCCGCTATTCCGACGCCCGCGGCAGCGTCCTGAAATAAAGTGCCAGCCCCACCGCGCCCACCCCTGACAGCCCGGCGCGCACCCACCGGCCGCGATCGGCCCGCTCGCGCAGCGCCTCCCAGCCGGCATACAGCAGGAAGAAGGCCACCGCCGTGGCGATCAGGATGCGATGGGCGGTCATGATGCGCATGTGCTGTCTCCGGTGTCGCCAACAATCCACTATACCGCAGCGCCCGCCACGCCGCCCCCGCGCGGCCGGCGCTCGAGGCCAAAAAAAAGGCCGGGCATGGGCCCGGCCGCAAGCCTCTCGCGGTGGCGCGCGTCTACTTCTTCTCGGGGAAGGTGAAGTTCGCCGTGGCATCCCCCGAAGCCGGGACCGTCACCTGGGCGGTCTGCGTTCCCAGCGTCTCCTGCCAGTAGCTCACGGTGTAGGAGCCCGGCTTCACGTCGGGCAGCTTGAAGCTACCGTCGGCGGCGGTGACCGCGTACCAGGCGTGCGGCGCCACGATCAGCCAGCCGTTCATCCAGGTGTGCACGTCGCATTGCAGCTTCACGGTGTCGGGCTTGTCGAACTTGAGCGGCATCCGGGTCTTGAACTTGGGCTGCGCCTGGTTGACCGGCGTGTTGTTCTTCGGATAGGTGTGGATGTTGTGCAGGATCCCGTCGTTGTTCAGGACGTCCAGCGTCCCCCCGGCGGGAATGAGCTGCACGTGCGGATGGAACTTGCACGACTTCTGATCCAGCTCCGGGTTCTTCGCGGGCACCGCCATCTTCGGCGCTCCCGGGGCGTCCTTGATGAAAACCACCACGTTGGCGATCGACTTGTCGGCCGCCACCACCAGGCTCTCGTCGGCGTGCTGCTCGCGCGAGCAGACTTCCTTGTCCTTGGTGACGACGATCGGCTTCGCGGGGGGGGGATTGCCGGCGTAGGTGACCTTCCCGACAATGTTGCCCGCCGAGGCCGGCGCGGCTGCAATGACGGCGCACACAGCCAGGGCGAGCGACACACTTACGATTTGCTTCATTCCTCCAGCTCCTTTGGGATGGGTTGAAAGGGCACCGGCGGCAACACCATTCAGGGCAGACCGGGCCAACCAAGAACAGGCGATATTATAGCCGACGGAAAACGCCCGGACCACGCGCCGGGACAGAGCCGGATCAGGAGCCGGCGCGCTCCCCGCCGAGCGTCAGCAGGTAGTCGCGCAAGGCGCGAATCTGCCGCTCCTCGTCGCCGCCCAGCACGTCGTCGGGACCGGCGCTGGCGAAGCTGGCCGGGTCGTAGAACGTGGGCATCTTGGTGCCGGGATAGAGCTTCTGGGGATCCTTGATCCAGTCGACGATCCATTCGGGGCGCAGTCGCTGCCGCGCCATCGCCAGGTCGGGGGCCCAGCCGGAGGGGTCTCCCGCAGGCTTTTTCTCCCCCTGCTGGTGGCAGGAAAAGCAGTCGAAATAGTCCTTGGAGGTGAGCGTGCGCGCGGCGGCCAGGTCGGTCGCCGGCGGGTGGCCGGGCGGCGTCTCGAACGGGAAAGGCGCTTCCGCCAGCGCGGTGAAATACCTCAGCAGGGTGTTGGCCTCCTCGTCGGTGAAGCCGAAGGTCGGCATGCGCACCGACAGCCAGGGACGTATCGGCGTCGGTCCTTTCAGGAAGTGAAAGAGCCAGTCGGAGCGCACCCGCGCCCCTTCGCCCGTGATGAAGGGAGGGGAAAAGGCTATGGCCCGTGAGTCGGCGTCCTCCTGCCCGATCCCCTGCTCCTCGACCATCTTCCGCGCGATGGTCATCCGGATGTCCTGGCCTTCTCCTTCCAGCAGATGGCATCCCTGGCAGTTGTGGTCCTGCACCATGCGGCGGCCCGCCTCCAGCGCACGGCGGCGCGCGTCGAGGACCGGGACGGTCGCAAGCGGCGGCTTCTCCTTCACCAGCGACAGCACCAGAGTGACCACTGCCTGGCGCTCTTCCGGCGTGAGGTTGAACAGCGGCATCTTCAGCTTCTCATCGGGTGTTTTCACCTTGCCGCGATCGAAGATGCGCGGGTTCTCCAGCTTCTGGGTGATCCAGTCATGGCGCGTCTCGGGGATGTGGATGTAGCCGAAGTCGAACCGGTCGACTTCCTTGCTTCCCTCCTCGCTGAGCTCCGTGCCGATCGGCGGCGTGGTCTCGAAGCCCTGGATCAAGTGACAGCCGAAGCAGCCATAGCGGGTGATCATCCGCTGGCCCAGGTAGACCTCCTTGTCCTTTTCGGACATGGAGGCGATCTTGGCCTGCACCTCCCGCGCGGTCATGCGGGCCCGCAGCTGCTCTTCCACCATCTTGTCGAGAAGCGGCGCGTCGGCCTCGAAGGTCTTCCGCTGCCACCCCTCGGGCTCCTTGAGAGTCATCAGATAGGCGGTGACGTCGAGCGCCTCCTGGTCGGTGAGGCGCAGGTCGGGCATCCGGGTCTCGGGGAAGTAGCTCTTCGGATCGCGAACCCAGGCATAGATCCATTCCGGCTTCGCCTTTGCCCCGATGCCGTCCAGGTTGGGGCCGAACCGCCGACGCAGCGGGACGGCGGCCTTCTCCAGGCGCGCGACGGCATGACACCCAAGACATCCGAAGGAGGTGACGATCGTCTCCCCCTTTTTCGCGTCTCCCGTTCCCGGCAGCTTCGGGAAGCCGCCCGGTTCGGTCTTGTCGAACAGGTAGGAGACGATGCCGCGGATCTCCTGGTTGGTGCGCTGCACGTCCTCGGTAGCGGAGTTGTTGTCCAGGTGAAAGAAGCGCGGCATCCAGGTCGCCGGACGGAAGGCCGCGGGGTTCTCGACCCAGCTGCCGACCCACTGGGGGTCGGTCTTCCATGTCAGCCGCGTCAGCGGCGGGCCGACCTTGCGCAACCCTTCGAAGCCGCGGATCTTGTGGCAGCCGAAGCAGCCGGCCCGCTCCACCAGGTCGCGCCCCTCGTTCCAGTGCGCCGCCGTGGGGATGTGCACCACCCCCTGGTGGCAGGAGCGGCAGGAGGCTTCCACGAAGCGCGACGGCAGCATCGGGTTGGTCTCGTGCTCCTTGGGATGCCAGTGGTATTTCTTGACCCATTCCGCCTTCTGCTCGTCCGAGCCGGGCCAGTGCGCCGCGTCGAGGAAGTCGGTGGCGCGGTCCAGCCCGCGGTGGCAGACGGTGCAGCCGATCTTCTCCACCGGGTGCGGCGATTTGCCGGTGAGAAAGACCTCCGGGTGCGGGTGAGAACGGAAAGGCTGCGGGTCGTTCTCGTAGCCCGCCTGGTCGGCCGCCAGGTGGCAGGTCTGACAGCGGTCGACGCGCGGGATGGTGAGGAAGTTGATGTCCTTGCTCTGGTTGTCGAGGACGACCTGCTGGATCTTCAGGCTCGGGGCCATGAAGTCCAGAAGCGGCGCGTTGCGGAACGCCTCGAAGCCCTTTCCGATGACGCCTTCCGGCTCCACCGTCGCCAGCTTCTTCTGCAGCCGTTCGACGCCGGCCATGAGATCCTGCTGCTTCTTTTCGACCGCTTTCTGCGCCCCGAGAATGTCGTCCTGCTGCTTCTGGAGGGCGTCGCGCTCGGTCGTGGCCGTCTCGTAGGCAACCTTGTAGTCGGCGAGGCGCTTCTGCACCTCGTCCAGCTCCTTGCGCTTCTCGGCGGCGCGCGGCGCCTTGTGGCTCTCCAGCTCCTCGTACTCGAAGCGGACGGCGTCGTAGATCGACTTGGTGTTCTTGTAGGCGACGTCGGCCTTGTAGTAGGTCACCTTCGCCCGCGCCAGCTTCTCGTCCAGCTCCTGAAGGCTCTTCTTCTGCTTGTCGGCCTCGGCGCGGGCGGCGGAGAGATCCTCCTGCGTCTTCTTGAGGGTTTCCTGATCCACCCCCTGCTCGGCCTGCTTGATCGCCTCCTCGGTCTTCTTCGCCGTCAGCGCCCGGAAATCGCGCTGCGTCCGCTTCCAGGGACGGTAATAGTCGTCCCACACCATCCAGACCGTCCCCGCGAGCAGGGCGAGGCTGGACCATGCAAACACCTTGTTCAGCAGGGGAACGTTGCGGGCGTATTCCTCGTTCTTGGCGGGCACGCTGCCGGCTCCGTCAGATGTTGAAGAAGTACTCGGGGATCGCGACCACGTAGTGCATGTTGAAAAGCCAGCGCAGGTACATCTTGATCGGCAGGCTCACCATGCACAGCAGCAGGAAGATCAGGATCTGGTAGCGCACCATGCCCATCTTCTCGAAGAAGGGGCGGAACAGGGTGCGTCCCAGCAGCATCGGGATCAGCGCGAAATAGGCCACCACCAGGAGGATCCCGAAGCTCTCCCGTACCAGCCAGTTCGTCGGCAAGCCGACGTTGAACAGCTTCACCCAGATCACTTCCGAGAGGTTGATGTTGCTCAAAGGGACGAGCTTGTGCACGTCCCAGTGTTCGAACGGTCCGAAGAAGTTCTGGTTGGGGCCGCGGAAGAAGGTCCCGGTGATGATCATCATCACCCACAGGACCAGGAACCCGAACTGGAAGGTGAGGATCTCCCACTTGCGCTCGAAGAAAGTGTAGTAGCCGTTCCCCTTCTTGTTGGGATCGATGTAGGGAAGCGCCATCAGCCCGACGATGATCAGGCCGGGCAGCAGCACGCCGGCGATCCAGGGGTCGTAGTAGACGAGCATTTCCTGCAGCCCCAGGAAGTACCAGGGGGCCTTGGAGGGGTTGGGGGTCTTCGCCGGGTTGGCGGGCTCCTCGATCGGAGCCTTCAGGTAGATCGACCAGACAATCAGGAGGACCGACCAGAGGATCATGCAGAGCATCTCGGTGTAGACCAGATCGGGCCACACCAGGATCTTGATCTCCGATTCGAGCTTCTCCTCGGGCGGCAGGCTTTTCGCGAGCCGCTCGTCGTTCTTCAGCCCCAGGTACATCGACAGCCAGGTGAAGAAGCCGACCAGGAACAGCATCCCGACGATCGGGACGTTGTCGGGCTTGGAGACGATGAGGCGGAAGTTGGGATCGGTGATGCCGAAGGCGACGAAGGCCGCTCCGAGCCCGAAGAGAATCAGGGCGGCGCGCGGCGTCCAGATCCAGAAGACGCGGCGCCAGAGGAAGGCGACGAAGAAGAGAATGAAGATCAGGGTGAAAAGGATGGGCGGGTTGCACAGCCAGTCCACCGCCGACTTGAACCACTGCATGCGCTGCCCTCCCGACGGCCCCGGATGCGGATCAGAGGGGGCCCGAAATCCCCCCGTCCTTGCGGACGCGCCAGAAATGCACCGCCATCAGCACCGCCGCCACCAGCGGGATGCCGACGCAGTGGAGCACGTAGAACCGCAACAACGCCCCGGACCCGACGAAGCGCCCCGCGAGCAAGGCGAAGCGGGCGTCGTCCCCGGCGTGCACCAGGGAGATGTCACCCACCCTGAGCAGGGCTGCGCCCGGCCCTTCATTCCCCAGGAAGGGGGTCGCGCGCGCCATGTTGGATCCCACGGTCACCGCCCACATCGCCAGCTGGTCCCAGGGGAGCAGGTAACCGGTGAAGCTCAGCAGCAGGGTCAGCACCAGAAGCAGCACGCCGATGTTCCAGTTGAACTCGCGCGGCGGCTTGTAGGAGCCGGTCATGAAGACGCGCAGCATGTGCAGCCAGACGGCGATGACCATGGCGTGGGCGCCCCAGCGGTGGATCTCGCGCATGATCCCTAAAGGCACCTGGGAGCGCAGGTCGAGGATGTCGGAGAAGGCGTATTCCGACGTCGGGCGGTAATAGAACATCAGCAGCAGCCCGGTGATTGTCTCGACCAGGAACAGGAAGAAAGTCGTCCCGCCGGCGCACCAGGTGTACTTCAGACGCAGCCCCGACTTGCGAACTTTGACCGGGTGCAGGTGCAGGAAGACGTTGGTGAGGACGGCGAGCGAGCGGTTGCGGGTGTTGTCGGGAGGGCCATGCCGGAAGATCGAGTTCCAGACCTGGCCTTCGCGGATCTGGGTGAACAGCGATTTCTTGGGAGGGGCGGCCATGGTCTCTCCCTAGTCCTGTCTCACGTGGCGATGAACGATTCCGGGTCCTGCCATTCCCCCTTCTCCTCGCGATAAATCTTGGTCTTGTCCACCAGGATCTGGCCGTCCTCGGCCGTGACGATGCGATAGCGCTCCAGCGGGCGCGGCGCCGGGCCTTCGAAGTTGATGCCGCTCATGTAGAACCCGCTGCCGTGGCAGGGGCACTTGAACTTGAACTCCGCCTCCAGCCAGTTGGGCGTGCACCCCAGGTGGGTGCAGACCGCCTTCAGCGCGTACAGGGTCTTCTCGTCGCGCACCATGAAGACGCCGAACGACTCCTTGAAGCGGTTGTCCACCTGTCCCGCGATGTATTCCTCGGGGAACCCAGCCTTGAAGGTCTGCGGCGGCTCGAACAGGACGTTCGGGAAGAAGTAGCGCAGGGTGGAGAGGGAAGCAACGCCCATCGCGCCCGAGAAGGAAGCCCAGGCGACTCCGATCCATGTCAGGAATCCCCGCCGCGTCACTCCCGGGGCCGCGGAAGCGGCAGGGGCGGCGGGTGCGGCAGGAGTCGGAGGAGGGGCCGCGCCCGCCTTGATTTCATCCGGCATGACGAAGAGGTTCCTCCACCGCTCGATGACAAAAAATGTGTAGTGATGGGACGGAGCGTGCCCGAAGGCAGCCCATTCTAGCCAAACCTCTTTGCCTGTCAAG from Candidatus Polarisedimenticolia bacterium harbors:
- a CDS encoding cohesin domain-containing protein, with the translated sequence MPARTKRIGFLAGFFLLALVNCGGGGGGGGDDGGAGVIADFTANCITSDPCYANAITGQKGTAAGNIVEVQIWLNKLNTAVGAASVDVGFDPTVADYQGFKEGTALGTSSGGTVYLDTESAGEVLVDIAPPAGGKSISSAAVMVTLTFKLIKTSAGSNFTFRSPNTLSGSALYSTTGAIINLGSGGWTGGLFSAL
- a CDS encoding TIGR04282 family arsenosugar biosynthesis glycosyltransferase codes for the protein MPARDRTLALFARTPRLGRVKTRLTPPFTAEEALALHQALLADSCELLRRTAAAAGASIRLYLDEGTTGNLRVPEGCELRRQEGADLGERLRRAFEEELETGARRVVVIGSDSPHLPVAWLQRAFTELERQDLVIGPARDGGYYLLGAGRVHPFLFEGIPWGSSQVYRETVRRARREGLAIASLPALDDVDVAESVGRLFEELMRRKSEGDSELPETTFRLLREWEERGRISRRGGRGAD
- a CDS encoding proline dehydrogenase family protein, coding for MTKAFFLYLSGSEPARRLIMGMPFARRAARRFVVGERLDEALDAVRLLNQEKLAATLDLLGEDIGSPAEAENSTREVASILDGIQATGVDSNLSLKLTQLGLRIGTDLCRRNLEVVLQSAATRRNFVRIDMEGSDVTEITFRIFEQVRAQYPNVGVVVQAYLRRTYRDVMERLIPAGASMRLCKGAYKEPPDVAFALKSEVDENYKRLADLMLSEKARARGVRTAIATHDEAMIRHVKEKVSRGEIGKGDFEFQMLYGIRRDLQRALARDGYRVRIYVSYGTQWYPYFMRRLAERPANVLFLAKNILRG
- a CDS encoding redoxin domain-containing protein, which produces MIHRAARSLSRRITLLALAAFFGAAPLFADDPHVHTGVPDKIPEHPDVGEDAPPFSLKDTAGKRLDLGEVLGRGYVVVAFGSASSSNFRKSAPEWDRLAREWEKLEVRVLVVYTREAHPATLRGRAPKSYRERELLAGELKRELRLGLRVLVDQWDDAVHRAYGAIPDGAFLLDPKGKILLRQVVARPAGIEQELRRLLKIPEPAG
- a CDS encoding carboxypeptidase regulatory-like domain-containing protein, whose product is MKQIVSVSLALAVCAVIAAAPASAGNIVGKVTYAGNPPPAKPIVVTKDKEVCSREQHADESLVVAADKSIANVVVFIKDAPGAPKMAVPAKNPELDQKSCKFHPHVQLIPAGGTLDVLNNDGILHNIHTYPKNNTPVNQAQPKFKTRMPLKFDKPDTVKLQCDVHTWMNGWLIVAPHAWYAVTAADGSFKLPDVKPGSYTVSYWQETLGTQTAQVTVPASGDATANFTFPEKK
- a CDS encoding c-type cytochrome gives rise to the protein MPAKNEEYARNVPLLNKVFAWSSLALLAGTVWMVWDDYYRPWKRTQRDFRALTAKKTEEAIKQAEQGVDQETLKKTQEDLSAARAEADKQKKSLQELDEKLARAKVTYYKADVAYKNTKSIYDAVRFEYEELESHKAPRAAEKRKELDEVQKRLADYKVAYETATTERDALQKQQDDILGAQKAVEKKQQDLMAGVERLQKKLATVEPEGVIGKGFEAFRNAPLLDFMAPSLKIQQVVLDNQSKDINFLTIPRVDRCQTCHLAADQAGYENDPQPFRSHPHPEVFLTGKSPHPVEKIGCTVCHRGLDRATDFLDAAHWPGSDEQKAEWVKKYHWHPKEHETNPMLPSRFVEASCRSCHQGVVHIPTAAHWNEGRDLVERAGCFGCHKIRGFEGLRKVGPPLTRLTWKTDPQWVGSWVENPAAFRPATWMPRFFHLDNNSATEDVQRTNQEIRGIVSYLFDKTEPGGFPKLPGTGDAKKGETIVTSFGCLGCHAVARLEKAAVPLRRRFGPNLDGIGAKAKPEWIYAWVRDPKSYFPETRMPDLRLTDQEALDVTAYLMTLKEPEGWQRKTFEADAPLLDKMVEEQLRARMTAREVQAKIASMSEKDKEVYLGQRMITRYGCFGCHLIQGFETTPPIGTELSEEGSKEVDRFDFGYIHIPETRHDWITQKLENPRIFDRGKVKTPDEKLKMPLFNLTPEERQAVVTLVLSLVKEKPPLATVPVLDARRRALEAGRRMVQDHNCQGCHLLEGEGQDIRMTIARKMVEEQGIGQEDADSRAIAFSPPFITGEGARVRSDWLFHFLKGPTPIRPWLSVRMPTFGFTDEEANTLLRYFTALAEAPFPFETPPGHPPATDLAAARTLTSKDYFDCFSCHQQGEKKPAGDPSGWAPDLAMARQRLRPEWIVDWIKDPQKLYPGTKMPTFYDPASFASAGPDDVLGGDEERQIRALRDYLLTLGGERAGS
- a CDS encoding cytochrome b N-terminal domain-containing protein; the protein is MAAPPKKSLFTQIREGQVWNSIFRHGPPDNTRNRSLAVLTNVFLHLHPVKVRKSGLRLKYTWCAGGTTFFLFLVETITGLLLMFYYRPTSEYAFSDILDLRSQVPLGIMREIHRWGAHAMVIAVWLHMLRVFMTGSYKPPREFNWNIGVLLLVLTLLLSFTGYLLPWDQLAMWAVTVGSNMARATPFLGNEGPGAALLRVGDISLVHAGDDARFALLAGRFVGSGALLRFYVLHCVGIPLVAAVLMAVHFWRVRKDGGISGPL
- a CDS encoding Rieske 2Fe-2S domain-containing protein, translated to MPDEIKAGAAPPPTPAAPAAPAASAAPGVTRRGFLTWIGVAWASFSGAMGVASLSTLRYFFPNVLFEPPQTFKAGFPEEYIAGQVDNRFKESFGVFMVRDEKTLYALKAVCTHLGCTPNWLEAEFKFKCPCHGSGFYMSGINFEGPAPRPLERYRIVTAEDGQILVDKTKIYREEKGEWQDPESFIAT